A stretch of the Myxococcus guangdongensis genome encodes the following:
- a CDS encoding transposase: MPYTDAFKTQMVKRMVGPGAVSAAALARQVGVSQPTLSQWLREANRVAAMTPPPEEKKPTAPVGPKKWTPEEKLRVLAATQGLTGEELGALLRSEGLHEAQLKEWQQAAAGALSGASTEPLPAKERKRLAAAEKRVKELERELHRKERALAETAALLVLEKKLQAMGWDERHQEGEDDAADEKSEK; encoded by the coding sequence GTGCCGTACACGGATGCATTCAAGACGCAGATGGTGAAGCGGATGGTGGGCCCAGGAGCGGTGAGTGCCGCAGCGCTGGCCCGGCAGGTGGGAGTGTCCCAACCGACGCTGTCGCAGTGGTTGCGCGAGGCGAATAGGGTGGCGGCGATGACGCCCCCGCCTGAAGAGAAGAAGCCCACCGCACCCGTAGGGCCGAAGAAGTGGACGCCGGAGGAGAAGCTGCGCGTGCTGGCGGCAACCCAGGGGCTCACGGGCGAGGAGTTGGGCGCCCTCCTTCGCAGTGAGGGGCTGCACGAGGCGCAGCTGAAGGAGTGGCAGCAGGCCGCAGCGGGGGCGCTCTCGGGTGCCTCCACGGAGCCGCTGCCCGCCAAGGAGCGCAAGCGCCTGGCCGCCGCGGAGAAGCGAGTGAAGGAGCTCGAGCGGGAGCTGCACCGCAAGGAGAGGGCGCTGGCCGAGACGGCGGCGCTGCTGGTGCTCGAAAAAAAACTTCAGGCGATGGGGTGGGACGAGCGGCACCAGGAAGGCGAGGACGACGCAGCGGACGAGAAGAGCGAGAAGTGA